Proteins found in one Quercus robur chromosome 2, dhQueRobu3.1, whole genome shotgun sequence genomic segment:
- the LOC126712260 gene encoding U-box domain-containing protein 5-like isoform X1, whose translation MMGKNGAEIMDPYGCNIKVHCLMCLELKKFVDRISKILPDIESARPRCTSGIKALCSLHAAMDKAKLLLQYCSESSRLYLAFATSKIILRCEKLQSSLKLCLSQIQNMVPTLLAAKISGIVHDLRDAKFPIDSAAEEAGKVVRELILKEIPTSNCINDLELEPIQLAALRLNITTPSALSKEKMSIQRSLDKVPDHMVQKRIILRYFFHLLKKYGELIVQNLNDSTLVQHDESSYQSIGFGTSEPPEEFKCPISMRLMYEPIIIASGKTFERFWIEKWFNEGNETCPITHMKLDHLSLTPNFAMKALISKWSSEHGITIPDPSLEPHLDSFESMKSSHSSSIVSIGSSLKDLHLQVSSVSLSSLGSSHGSEIIEEKSDDCFSYRLTQMNAEPQRPHQSVDCYGKVLDFLSTLAAVSWGSQCRTVENVKNQLQDKNSTCHSTNCNGCIKPLIKFLKDALKLRDIKAQRDAAELLLAILSENRSKMPPFDEDEIYVLASYLESEITGEALAIIEILSCQSKYQSLMVASGVLPSILKFLDTQYREFHSIVMKILCKLSCNADVGYHIVYLDFIPKLVTFLGDHNQARFCIKIIRNLCDIDEVRIALAETSSCISAFAKVLETGTEEEQEHAVDVLLSLCHERVEFCQLVMKENIMQPLFNLSENKNSKGKGIAIKLLQFLEHIRTEVSECSTSPKAGLGLETSRDSGRHCKEKKSRFKAFRYFGNKMSV comes from the exons ATGATGGGGAAGAATGGTGCTGAAATCATGGATCCATATGGTTGTAACATTAAG GTTCATTGTTTAATGTGTTTAGAGCTTAAAAAATTCGTTGatagaatttcaaaaatacttCCAGACATTGAGTCTGCCCGACCACGATGTACATCAGGGATAAAGGCACTGTGCTCATTACATGCTGCCATGGATAAAGCAAAATTACTTCTCCAATACTGCTCAGAGTCTAGTAGACTCTACCTG GCATTTGCAACGAGTAAGATCATCCTGAGATGTGAGAAACTACAGAGCTCCTTGAAGTTATGTTTGAGTCAAATCCAAAATATGGTCCCAACTTTGTTGGCTGCAAAG ATATCTGGAATTGTTCATGATCTTAGGGATGCAAAGTTTCCCATTGACTCTGCTGCAGAAGAGGCTGGGAAGGTTGTACGAGAACTGATTCTGAAGGAAATTCCTACGTCAAATTGTATAAATGATTTAGAACTTGAACCTATTCAACTTGCCGCTTTGAGGCTGAATATTACAACCCCTTCGGCTCtttcaaaagagaaaatgtCTATTCAGAGATCACTTGATAAGGTCCCTGACCACATGGTCCAAAAGAGGATCATACTGAGGTATTTCTTTCATCTTTTGAAGAAGTATGGGGAACTAATTGTACAAAACCTGAATGACAGTACCCTTGTGCAGCATGATGAGTCATCCTATCAGTCCATTGGCTTTGGGACATCTGAACCTCCTGAGGAATTCAAATGCCCCATCTCTATGAGACTGATGTATGAACCAATAATTATTGCATCTGGGAAAACATTTGAACGGTTTTGGATAGAGAAGTGGTTTAATGAAGGTAATGAGACATGCCCAATAACTCATATGAAGCTGGACCATTTGTCCCTCACTCCAAACTTTGCAATGAAGGCCCTCATATCAAAGTGGTCTTCTGAGCATGGAATTACTATTCCTGACCCGTCTTTAGAACCACACCTTGATTCTTTTGAATCCATGAAATCTTCACATTCCAGTTCCATTGTCAGCATAGGTAGTTCTTTGAAAGATTTGCACCTTCAAGTTAGCAGTGTGTCACTATCCTCATTAGGGTCCAGTCATGGTTCAGAAATTATCGAAGAGAAAAGTGATGACTGCTTTAGTTATAGGCTCACTCAAATGAATGCAGAGCCTCAAAGACCTCACCAATCTGTAGATTGTTATGGCAAGGTTTTAGACTTTCTTTCCACACTTGCTGCAGTTTCTTGGGGGTCACAGTGCAGGACAGTGGAAAATGTGAAAAACCAACTGCAAGACAAAAACAGCACATGCCACTCTACAAATTGCAATGGGTGCATCAAACCGTTGATTAAATTTTTGAAGGATGCACTTAAATTAAGAGATATAAAAGCTCAGAGAGATGCTGCAGAGTTGCTGTTGGCGATTTTGAGCGAAAACAG AAGTAAAATGCCACCCTTCGATGAAGATGAGATTTACGTGTTGGCATCATATCTTGAATCTGAAATCACTGGAGAAGCCCTTGCTATCATTGAAATTTTGTCTTGCCAATCCAAGTACCAGTCTTTGATGGTGGCATCTGGTGTTCTTCCTTCCATTCTAAAATTCCTTGATACACAGTACAGGGAATTTCATAGTATTGTTATGAAGATACTGTGTAAGTTGTCCTGCAATGCTGATGTTGGATACCATATTGTATATTTAGACTTCATTCCAAAACTGGTTACTTTTTTGGGTGATCACAATCAAGCACGGTTTTGCATCAAGATTATAAGAAACTTGTGCGATATTGATGAGGTAAGAATTGCACTTGCTGAAACCAGTTCATGTATCAGTGCCTTTGCCAAAGTATTGGAAACTGGAACAGAAGAGGAACAAGAACATGCAGTAGATGTTCTTCTTTCACTATGTCATGAGCGTGTTGAGTTTTGTCAATTGGTCATGAAAGAGAACATAATGCAGCCTTTATTCAATTTATCTGAAAATAAGAATTCAAAGGGGAAGGGGATTGCTATCAAATTGCTTCAGTTCTTGGAACATATCAGAACTGAAGTTTCAGAATGTTCAACAAGTCCTAAAGCTGGCTTGGGCCTAGAAACCTCACGCGACTCTGGCAGGCActgtaaagaaaagaaatcacgTTTCAAGGCATTTCGGTACTTTGGAAATAAGATGTCTGTATAG
- the LOC126712260 gene encoding U-box domain-containing protein 5-like isoform X2, giving the protein MCLELKKFVDRISKILPDIESARPRCTSGIKALCSLHAAMDKAKLLLQYCSESSRLYLAFATSKIILRCEKLQSSLKLCLSQIQNMVPTLLAAKISGIVHDLRDAKFPIDSAAEEAGKVVRELILKEIPTSNCINDLELEPIQLAALRLNITTPSALSKEKMSIQRSLDKVPDHMVQKRIILRYFFHLLKKYGELIVQNLNDSTLVQHDESSYQSIGFGTSEPPEEFKCPISMRLMYEPIIIASGKTFERFWIEKWFNEGNETCPITHMKLDHLSLTPNFAMKALISKWSSEHGITIPDPSLEPHLDSFESMKSSHSSSIVSIGSSLKDLHLQVSSVSLSSLGSSHGSEIIEEKSDDCFSYRLTQMNAEPQRPHQSVDCYGKVLDFLSTLAAVSWGSQCRTVENVKNQLQDKNSTCHSTNCNGCIKPLIKFLKDALKLRDIKAQRDAAELLLAILSENRSKMPPFDEDEIYVLASYLESEITGEALAIIEILSCQSKYQSLMVASGVLPSILKFLDTQYREFHSIVMKILCKLSCNADVGYHIVYLDFIPKLVTFLGDHNQARFCIKIIRNLCDIDEVRIALAETSSCISAFAKVLETGTEEEQEHAVDVLLSLCHERVEFCQLVMKENIMQPLFNLSENKNSKGKGIAIKLLQFLEHIRTEVSECSTSPKAGLGLETSRDSGRHCKEKKSRFKAFRYFGNKMSV; this is encoded by the exons ATGTGTTTAGAGCTTAAAAAATTCGTTGatagaatttcaaaaatacttCCAGACATTGAGTCTGCCCGACCACGATGTACATCAGGGATAAAGGCACTGTGCTCATTACATGCTGCCATGGATAAAGCAAAATTACTTCTCCAATACTGCTCAGAGTCTAGTAGACTCTACCTG GCATTTGCAACGAGTAAGATCATCCTGAGATGTGAGAAACTACAGAGCTCCTTGAAGTTATGTTTGAGTCAAATCCAAAATATGGTCCCAACTTTGTTGGCTGCAAAG ATATCTGGAATTGTTCATGATCTTAGGGATGCAAAGTTTCCCATTGACTCTGCTGCAGAAGAGGCTGGGAAGGTTGTACGAGAACTGATTCTGAAGGAAATTCCTACGTCAAATTGTATAAATGATTTAGAACTTGAACCTATTCAACTTGCCGCTTTGAGGCTGAATATTACAACCCCTTCGGCTCtttcaaaagagaaaatgtCTATTCAGAGATCACTTGATAAGGTCCCTGACCACATGGTCCAAAAGAGGATCATACTGAGGTATTTCTTTCATCTTTTGAAGAAGTATGGGGAACTAATTGTACAAAACCTGAATGACAGTACCCTTGTGCAGCATGATGAGTCATCCTATCAGTCCATTGGCTTTGGGACATCTGAACCTCCTGAGGAATTCAAATGCCCCATCTCTATGAGACTGATGTATGAACCAATAATTATTGCATCTGGGAAAACATTTGAACGGTTTTGGATAGAGAAGTGGTTTAATGAAGGTAATGAGACATGCCCAATAACTCATATGAAGCTGGACCATTTGTCCCTCACTCCAAACTTTGCAATGAAGGCCCTCATATCAAAGTGGTCTTCTGAGCATGGAATTACTATTCCTGACCCGTCTTTAGAACCACACCTTGATTCTTTTGAATCCATGAAATCTTCACATTCCAGTTCCATTGTCAGCATAGGTAGTTCTTTGAAAGATTTGCACCTTCAAGTTAGCAGTGTGTCACTATCCTCATTAGGGTCCAGTCATGGTTCAGAAATTATCGAAGAGAAAAGTGATGACTGCTTTAGTTATAGGCTCACTCAAATGAATGCAGAGCCTCAAAGACCTCACCAATCTGTAGATTGTTATGGCAAGGTTTTAGACTTTCTTTCCACACTTGCTGCAGTTTCTTGGGGGTCACAGTGCAGGACAGTGGAAAATGTGAAAAACCAACTGCAAGACAAAAACAGCACATGCCACTCTACAAATTGCAATGGGTGCATCAAACCGTTGATTAAATTTTTGAAGGATGCACTTAAATTAAGAGATATAAAAGCTCAGAGAGATGCTGCAGAGTTGCTGTTGGCGATTTTGAGCGAAAACAG AAGTAAAATGCCACCCTTCGATGAAGATGAGATTTACGTGTTGGCATCATATCTTGAATCTGAAATCACTGGAGAAGCCCTTGCTATCATTGAAATTTTGTCTTGCCAATCCAAGTACCAGTCTTTGATGGTGGCATCTGGTGTTCTTCCTTCCATTCTAAAATTCCTTGATACACAGTACAGGGAATTTCATAGTATTGTTATGAAGATACTGTGTAAGTTGTCCTGCAATGCTGATGTTGGATACCATATTGTATATTTAGACTTCATTCCAAAACTGGTTACTTTTTTGGGTGATCACAATCAAGCACGGTTTTGCATCAAGATTATAAGAAACTTGTGCGATATTGATGAGGTAAGAATTGCACTTGCTGAAACCAGTTCATGTATCAGTGCCTTTGCCAAAGTATTGGAAACTGGAACAGAAGAGGAACAAGAACATGCAGTAGATGTTCTTCTTTCACTATGTCATGAGCGTGTTGAGTTTTGTCAATTGGTCATGAAAGAGAACATAATGCAGCCTTTATTCAATTTATCTGAAAATAAGAATTCAAAGGGGAAGGGGATTGCTATCAAATTGCTTCAGTTCTTGGAACATATCAGAACTGAAGTTTCAGAATGTTCAACAAGTCCTAAAGCTGGCTTGGGCCTAGAAACCTCACGCGACTCTGGCAGGCActgtaaagaaaagaaatcacgTTTCAAGGCATTTCGGTACTTTGGAAATAAGATGTCTGTATAG